From a region of the Streptococcus ruminantium genome:
- the accD gene encoding acetyl-CoA carboxylase, carboxyltransferase subunit beta yields MALFRKKDKYIRINPNRSRIETAVQTKPEVPDELFSKCPSCKDILYKKDLGPEKICHHCSYNFRITAQERLSLIVDEGSFEELFTGIETTNPLNFPNYLEKLAENREKTGLDEAVLTGLARIGGQKVALGIMDSNFIMASMGTVVGEKITRLFELAIAEQLPVVLFTASGGARMQEGIMSLMQMAKISAAVKRHSNAGLFYLTVLTDPTTGGVTASFAMEGDIILAEPQTLIGFAGRRVIESTVRETLPDDFQRAEFLQAHGFVDAIVKRQDLPTTIGKLLRIHGGSK; encoded by the coding sequence ATGGCTTTGTTTCGTAAAAAGGACAAATATATCCGCATCAACCCGAATCGTTCACGGATAGAAACGGCAGTTCAAACAAAGCCGGAGGTGCCAGATGAGCTTTTTTCTAAATGCCCTTCCTGTAAGGACATTTTGTATAAGAAGGATTTGGGACCGGAGAAGATTTGTCATCATTGTTCTTACAATTTTCGGATTACAGCTCAGGAACGCCTATCTTTAATAGTGGATGAGGGCTCTTTTGAGGAGTTGTTTACAGGTATAGAGACAACAAATCCACTGAATTTCCCTAATTACTTAGAAAAATTAGCTGAAAACCGTGAGAAGACAGGACTGGATGAAGCTGTTCTAACAGGACTAGCAAGAATTGGAGGACAAAAGGTTGCGCTTGGAATTATGGATTCTAATTTTATCATGGCTTCAATGGGAACGGTGGTTGGAGAAAAGATTACTCGCCTTTTTGAATTAGCTATCGCAGAGCAGCTTCCAGTCGTCCTCTTCACAGCTTCTGGTGGTGCCCGTATGCAGGAAGGGATTATGAGCTTGATGCAGATGGCAAAAATTTCTGCGGCTGTCAAACGTCATTCCAATGCCGGTCTTTTTTACCTAACTGTTTTGACAGACCCAACAACAGGTGGAGTGACTGCTAGCTTTGCAATGGAGGGAGACATCATTTTAGCAGAACCACAGACTCTGATTGGTTTTGCTGGTCGGCGCGTGATTGAGTCTACGGTCAGAGAAACTCTGCCAGATGATTTCCAACGAGCTGAATTTTTGCAAGCGCATGGTTTTGTTGATGCTATTGTTAAACGTCAGGATTTACCAACTACGATTGGCAAGTTGCTTAGAATTCATGGAGGTAGCAAATGA
- a CDS encoding acetyl-CoA carboxylase biotin carboxylase subunit, producing the protein MFEKILIANRGEIAVRIIRAARELGIATVAVYSEADKEALHTMLADEAVCIGPARSVDSYLNMQAVISAAVVTGAQAIHPGFGFLSENSKFATLCEEVGIKFIGPSSDIMDTMGDKINARTEMIKAQVPVIPGSDGEVLTSQEALEIAEKIGYPVMLKASAGGGGKGIRKVEKAEDLVPAFESASHEAKAAFGNGAMYMERVVYPARHIEVQILADQHGHVIHLGERDCSLQRNNQKVLEEAPSIAIGQTMRERIGQAAVRAARSVGYENAGTIEFLLDETSGEFYFMEMNTRVQVEHPVTEFVTGVDIVKEQIKIAAGQALSVCQEDVVIRGHAMECRINAENPAFHFAPSPGKISNLYLPSGGVGLRVDSAVYPGYTIPPYYDSMIAKVIVHGENRFEALMKMQRALYELEIDGVVTNTDFQLDLISDKRVVAGDYDTAYLMEEFLPRYQEELKK; encoded by the coding sequence ATGTTTGAAAAGATTTTAATTGCCAATCGTGGTGAAATTGCGGTGCGAATTATTCGCGCAGCAAGAGAGTTAGGAATTGCTACTGTGGCTGTTTACTCGGAGGCTGATAAGGAAGCTCTTCATACCATGTTGGCGGATGAAGCAGTTTGTATTGGACCTGCACGCTCAGTGGATTCCTATCTCAATATGCAGGCTGTTATCTCTGCTGCTGTTGTGACTGGAGCGCAAGCTATTCATCCAGGATTTGGATTTTTGAGTGAAAATTCCAAATTTGCAACTCTTTGTGAAGAAGTGGGAATCAAATTTATCGGCCCGTCAAGTGATATTATGGATACCATGGGGGATAAAATCAATGCTCGTACGGAAATGATAAAGGCACAGGTGCCTGTTATTCCCGGGTCGGATGGAGAAGTTCTAACCAGCCAAGAAGCCCTTGAGATTGCAGAGAAGATTGGCTATCCTGTCATGCTTAAGGCTTCAGCAGGAGGAGGGGGAAAAGGGATTCGGAAGGTGGAAAAAGCCGAAGATCTTGTTCCGGCTTTTGAATCTGCTTCTCATGAGGCCAAGGCAGCTTTCGGTAATGGTGCTATGTATATGGAGCGAGTGGTTTACCCAGCTCGTCATATTGAGGTGCAAATTTTAGCAGACCAGCACGGTCATGTAATTCATTTAGGTGAGCGAGATTGCTCCTTACAGCGCAATAATCAGAAGGTCTTAGAAGAAGCGCCATCCATTGCTATTGGTCAGACCATGAGGGAGCGTATCGGACAAGCTGCGGTTCGAGCAGCTCGGTCGGTTGGCTATGAAAATGCGGGAACTATTGAGTTTTTGTTGGATGAAACTAGCGGAGAGTTTTACTTCATGGAAATGAATACGCGGGTGCAGGTCGAGCATCCCGTAACAGAGTTTGTAACTGGTGTGGATATTGTCAAGGAGCAAATCAAGATTGCAGCAGGGCAAGCACTCAGCGTTTGTCAGGAAGATGTGGTGATTAGAGGGCATGCGATGGAATGCCGCATTAACGCTGAAAACCCTGCCTTTCATTTTGCTCCAAGTCCGGGAAAAATTTCCAATCTCTACCTGCCAAGTGGAGGAGTAGGTTTGCGTGTTGATTCAGCAGTTTATCCCGGTTATACCATTCCACCTTACTATGATTCTATGATCGCTAAGGTGATTGTGCATGGAGAAAATCGTTTTGAAGCTCTCATGAAAATGCAGCGTGCTCTATATGAGCTGGAAATTGATGGTGTAGTTACCAATACGGATTTCCAGTTGGATTTGATTTCTGACAAACGTGTGGTAGCAGGTGATTATGATACAGCCTATTTGATGGAGGAATTCTTACCTCGCTACCAAGAAGAATTAAAGAAATAA
- the fabZ gene encoding 3-hydroxyacyl-ACP dehydratase FabZ — MIDILKIKEALPHRYPMLLVDRVLEVSEDEIVALKNVTINEPFFNGHFPTYPVMPGVLIMEALAQTAGVLELSKEENKGKLVFYAGMDKVKFKKQVVPGDQLIMTAKFVKRRGTIAVVEAKAEVDGKLAASGTLTFAIAD; from the coding sequence ATGATTGATATTTTAAAAATAAAAGAAGCACTTCCTCATCGTTATCCTATGCTCTTGGTTGATCGGGTACTTGAAGTATCAGAGGATGAGATTGTAGCTCTCAAAAATGTAACCATCAATGAACCATTTTTTAATGGACATTTTCCGACTTATCCTGTTATGCCTGGGGTTCTCATCATGGAGGCTTTGGCACAGACAGCGGGGGTATTGGAGTTGTCCAAGGAAGAAAACAAGGGCAAATTAGTTTTCTATGCAGGTATGGACAAGGTTAAGTTTAAAAAACAAGTTGTTCCAGGAGATCAACTGATTATGACAGCCAAATTTGTCAAACGTCGTGGAACGATTGCGGTCGTTGAGGCTAAAGCAGAGGTAGATGGGAAATTGGCTGCTTCTGGGACGTTGACCTTTGCTATTGCTGATTAA
- the accB gene encoding acetyl-CoA carboxylase biotin carboxyl carrier protein has product MNITEIKDLMSQFDQSSLREFSYVNAEENLYFSKNHISASTSTPTAEATVAPVMAASTPVQTTNNAPEVAMETNIAPSAEGTVVESPLVGVAYLSPAPDKPTFVAVGDTVKKGQTLMIIEAMKVMNEVPADRDGVVTEILVANQDVVEFGQGLVRIK; this is encoded by the coding sequence GTGAATATTACAGAAATCAAAGACTTGATGAGTCAGTTTGATCAATCCAGTTTGCGTGAATTTTCGTATGTCAATGCTGAGGAAAATCTGTATTTCAGTAAAAATCATATTTCAGCTTCAACAAGTACTCCCACTGCTGAAGCTACTGTTGCTCCAGTGATGGCAGCTTCGACACCAGTACAGACTACAAATAATGCTCCAGAGGTTGCCATGGAAACTAATATAGCCCCGTCTGCAGAAGGGACCGTTGTTGAAAGTCCATTGGTTGGTGTCGCTTATCTGTCTCCAGCACCAGATAAACCTACCTTTGTAGCAGTAGGTGATACGGTTAAAAAAGGTCAGACACTTATGATTATCGAAGCGATGAAGGTTATGAATGAAGTGCCAGCAGACCGCGATGGTGTGGTAACAGAAATTCTAGTTGCCAACCAAGATGTTGTTGAATTTGGACAAGGATTGGTACGTATCAAATGA
- the fabF gene encoding beta-ketoacyl-ACP synthase II: MTKINRVVVTGYGLTSPIGHTPDEFWNSLKTGQIGIGKITKFDTSEYSVHNAAELKDFPFDKYFVKKDTNRYDNYSLYALYAAKEAVTNAQLDTETVDSDRFGVILSTGIGGILEIEEQVARMNEKGPKRIRPMALPKALPNMAAGNIAMQVGANGICKCVITACASSNNAIGEAFREIKFGFQDVILAGGAEAAITPFAIGGFQALTALSTTEDSTRASIPFDKERNGFVMGEGAAVLVLESLEHAEARGATILAEIVGYGNTCDAYHMTSPNPEGLGAIKAMKLAVSEAGLEPSDIDYINAHGTSTLANEKGESQAIVSVFGTKTPVSSTKSFTGHLLGAAGAIEAVAVIESMRHSYIPKTAGTTELSEDIEADIVYGQGRELEIRHALSNTFGFGGHNSVIAFKRWEG; encoded by the coding sequence ATGACAAAAATAAATCGTGTAGTGGTAACAGGCTACGGTCTGACGTCTCCAATCGGTCACACCCCAGACGAGTTCTGGAATAGTTTAAAGACAGGGCAAATTGGTATTGGAAAGATTACCAAATTTGATACGAGTGAATACAGTGTGCATAATGCAGCGGAATTGAAGGACTTCCCTTTTGATAAATACTTTGTTAAAAAGGATACCAACCGTTATGATAACTATTCTCTCTATGCCCTTTATGCAGCAAAAGAAGCGGTTACGAATGCTCAATTAGATACAGAAACTGTGGATAGCGATCGTTTTGGTGTTATTTTATCAACAGGTATTGGTGGTATTTTAGAAATTGAAGAGCAGGTTGCGCGGATGAACGAAAAGGGACCAAAACGTATTCGTCCCATGGCTCTTCCGAAGGCCCTGCCAAATATGGCTGCTGGTAATATTGCTATGCAGGTTGGTGCAAACGGTATCTGTAAGTGCGTCATCACTGCTTGCGCTTCTTCTAATAATGCTATAGGTGAGGCTTTCCGGGAAATTAAATTTGGTTTCCAAGATGTGATTTTAGCGGGTGGAGCAGAAGCAGCCATTACACCATTTGCAATCGGTGGTTTCCAAGCTTTGACAGCTTTATCTACGACAGAAGATTCCACACGAGCATCTATCCCATTTGACAAGGAACGCAATGGTTTTGTCATGGGTGAAGGGGCCGCTGTCTTGGTGCTAGAGAGCCTGGAGCATGCAGAAGCACGTGGGGCAACTATTCTAGCAGAAATCGTTGGATATGGAAATACCTGCGATGCCTACCACATGACTTCTCCTAATCCAGAAGGTTTGGGGGCAATCAAAGCGATGAAATTGGCTGTATCTGAGGCAGGTCTTGAACCATCTGACATTGATTATATCAATGCGCATGGAACCTCCACACTTGCCAATGAAAAAGGCGAGAGTCAGGCAATCGTGTCAGTGTTTGGCACAAAGACACCCGTTTCTTCTACAAAGTCCTTTACAGGTCATCTACTGGGAGCTGCTGGTGCTATTGAAGCTGTTGCGGTGATTGAGTCTATGCGTCATTCTTACATACCAAAGACAGCGGGGACGACAGAGTTGTCCGAAGACATTGAGGCAGATATTGTTTATGGTCAAGGTCGTGAGCTAGAAATTCGTCACGCTCTTTCAAATACATTTGGTTTTGGAGGTCACAACTCGGTTATCGCCTTCAAGCGCTGGGAGGGTTAA
- the fabG gene encoding 3-oxoacyl-[acyl-carrier-protein] reductase — protein sequence MELTKKNVFVTGSSRGIGLAIAHKFASLGANVVLNGRGQLGQDILDGFANYGVKVVAISGDISSSADAKRMVAEAVEVLGSVDILVNNAGVTKDSMALRMTEEDFDSVLKINLTGTFNMTQAVLKPMTKAREGAIINISSVSGLVGNAGQANYSASKAGVIGFTKAIAREVAGRNVRVNAIAPGFIQSDMTDVLSDKIKETMTAQIPMKRFGLTEEVADVAVFLAKQEYLTGQVIAVDGGLTMQ from the coding sequence ATGGAACTTACTAAAAAAAATGTTTTTGTAACTGGCTCAAGTCGTGGTATCGGCTTAGCTATTGCTCATAAATTTGCAAGTTTAGGAGCTAATGTTGTTCTAAACGGTCGTGGGCAACTGGGACAAGATATCCTAGATGGTTTTGCGAACTATGGAGTGAAAGTCGTTGCTATTTCTGGTGACATTTCTAGCAGTGCGGATGCAAAGCGCATGGTAGCAGAAGCGGTTGAAGTCCTAGGGAGCGTGGATATTTTGGTGAATAATGCAGGGGTTACCAAGGATAGTATGGCTCTTCGCATGACAGAGGAAGATTTTGACAGTGTTCTCAAAATCAATTTGACAGGAACCTTTAATATGACACAGGCTGTCTTGAAGCCAATGACGAAGGCACGTGAAGGGGCTATCATCAATATCTCCAGTGTATCTGGTCTGGTTGGGAATGCCGGACAGGCCAACTATTCTGCTTCAAAAGCAGGTGTGATTGGTTTCACAAAAGCGATTGCCCGTGAAGTTGCTGGTCGCAATGTTCGCGTTAATGCAATTGCTCCAGGTTTTATCCAGTCAGATATGACAGATGTTTTATCGGATAAGATTAAAGAAACTATGACAGCGCAGATTCCTATGAAGCGCTTTGGTTTAACAGAAGAAGTAGCCGATGTTGCAGTTTTTCTTGCCAAGCAAGAATATCTAACTGGACAGGTGATCGCCGTAGACGGTGGTCTGACGATGCAATAA
- the fabD gene encoding ACP S-malonyltransferase, whose amino-acid sequence MTKIGFLFAGQGAQTVGMARDLYENYPIVQETFDTASHVLGYDIRDLIDHQEEKLNQTRYTQPAILTTSIAIYRILAEHGIEPDMVAGLSLGEYSALVAAGVLSFEDAVGLVAKRGEYMETAAPAGTGKMVAVLNADAHLIEQICSTVTSGIVSPANYNTPAQIVIGGEVAAVDEAVEALKEAGVKRMIPLNVSGPFHTALLKSASEKLAQALERVEFSDFQVELVGNTEAKVMRKEEINSLLTRQVMEPVRFYESIGTMQAAGVTKFIEIGPGKVLSGFIKKIDKAADVVTVEDTISLQALLNK is encoded by the coding sequence ATGACAAAAATAGGCTTTTTATTTGCAGGTCAGGGTGCACAAACAGTGGGTATGGCTCGTGACCTGTATGAAAATTATCCAATTGTTCAAGAAACCTTTGATACAGCTAGTCATGTCTTGGGATACGATATTCGAGATTTGATTGATCATCAGGAAGAAAAACTCAATCAGACCCGCTATACTCAACCTGCAATTTTAACAACCTCCATTGCTATTTATCGTATCTTAGCTGAGCATGGGATTGAGCCAGACATGGTTGCTGGTCTATCCCTAGGTGAGTATTCAGCCTTGGTGGCAGCAGGCGTTCTTTCTTTTGAAGATGCAGTCGGTTTGGTTGCCAAACGAGGTGAGTATATGGAGACTGCTGCGCCGGCTGGTACTGGTAAGATGGTTGCTGTCCTCAATGCAGATGCTCATTTGATTGAGCAAATTTGTTCGACAGTTACCTCTGGTATTGTTTCACCAGCCAACTATAATACACCTGCTCAAATCGTAATCGGTGGAGAGGTAGCTGCGGTTGATGAAGCAGTAGAAGCGCTAAAAGAAGCAGGAGTAAAACGAATGATCCCCCTCAATGTATCTGGTCCCTTCCATACTGCACTTTTGAAATCGGCTTCTGAAAAATTGGCTCAAGCATTAGAGCGGGTTGAGTTTTCAGATTTTCAGGTGGAGTTGGTTGGAAATACAGAAGCCAAGGTTATGAGAAAAGAAGAAATCAACTCTCTCTTGACTCGTCAGGTGATGGAGCCCGTTCGCTTCTATGAGTCTATTGGGACTATGCAAGCTGCTGGTGTGACAAAGTTTATCGAAATCGGGCCAGGGAAGGTTTTATCCGGTTTCATCAAGAAAATTGATAAGGCTGCGGATGTCGTAACAGTTGAAGATACAATTAGCCTACAGGCATTACTAAATAAATAA
- the fabK gene encoding enoyl-[acyl-carrier-protein] reductase FabK has protein sequence MKTKITELLNIDYPILQGGMAWVADGDLAGAVSNAGGLGIIGGGNAPKEVVKANIDKVKSITDKPFGVNIMLLSPFADDIVDLVIEEGVKVVTTGAGNPGKYMERLHAAGIIVIPVVPSVALAKRMERLGVDAVIAEGMEAGGHIGKLTTMTLVRQVVEAVSIPVIAAGGIADGAGAAAAFMLGAEAVQVGTRFVVATESNAHQAYKDKIIKAKDIDTTISASIVGHPVRAIKNKLSSAYAAAEKEFLAGNISVETIEELGAGALRNAVVDGDVVNGSVMAGQIAGLVSKEETCEEILKDIYYGAAKVIQNQTNRWASVGE, from the coding sequence ATGAAAACTAAAATAACAGAATTACTCAATATTGATTATCCAATTCTCCAAGGAGGTATGGCTTGGGTAGCGGATGGTGATTTAGCTGGTGCGGTATCAAATGCAGGTGGTTTAGGAATTATTGGCGGTGGGAATGCCCCTAAAGAGGTCGTTAAAGCCAACATTGATAAGGTTAAATCAATAACAGATAAACCATTCGGTGTGAACATCATGCTTTTATCACCGTTTGCGGATGATATTGTGGATTTGGTTATTGAAGAAGGTGTAAAAGTTGTAACGACTGGTGCGGGAAATCCTGGTAAATACATGGAGCGTCTGCATGCGGCGGGGATTATAGTCATCCCTGTTGTACCGAGTGTGGCGCTTGCTAAACGCATGGAACGACTGGGTGTTGATGCTGTTATTGCAGAAGGAATGGAAGCCGGTGGGCATATTGGGAAGTTGACAACTATGACTCTGGTTCGTCAGGTCGTTGAAGCTGTTTCTATTCCCGTCATTGCTGCTGGCGGTATTGCAGATGGTGCAGGAGCAGCTGCGGCTTTCATGTTGGGAGCAGAAGCAGTCCAGGTAGGGACTCGTTTTGTGGTAGCTACGGAGTCTAATGCTCACCAAGCTTATAAGGATAAGATTATCAAAGCTAAGGATATTGATACAACTATTTCTGCTTCTATCGTTGGACACCCAGTCCGTGCCATAAAAAACAAGCTATCCTCGGCCTATGCAGCTGCTGAGAAAGAGTTCTTAGCAGGAAACATTTCTGTAGAGACGATTGAAGAATTGGGGGCGGGAGCGCTTCGCAATGCGGTAGTGGATGGTGATGTCGTCAATGGTTCTGTCATGGCTGGACAAATTGCTGGTTTGGTATCTAAGGAGGAAACGTGTGAAGAGATTTTGAAAGACATTTACTACGGTGCTGCAAAAGTCATTCAAAATCAAACCAATCGCTGGGCTTCAGTGGGTGAATGA
- a CDS encoding acyl carrier protein yields the protein MAVFEKVQEIIVEELGKEAEEVTLATTFEDLDADSLDLFQVISEIEDAFDIQIDTEEDLTTVGDLVAYVEEKTK from the coding sequence ATGGCAGTATTTGAAAAAGTACAAGAAATCATCGTTGAAGAGTTGGGCAAGGAAGCTGAGGAAGTGACCCTTGCGACCACGTTTGAAGATTTAGATGCAGATTCATTGGATCTTTTCCAAGTTATCTCTGAAATTGAAGACGCATTTGATATTCAAATTGATACAGAAGAGGATTTGACAACTGTTGGCGATTTGGTTGCTTACGTTGAAGAAAAAACAAAATAA
- a CDS encoding beta-ketoacyl-ACP synthase III — MRTYAKISQVAHYLPEKIVTNDDLAQLMDTSDDWIRSRTGIRQRHVAIEETTSDLASQVARQLLEKAQLDANDIDFIILATITPDSSMPSTAALVQEKIGAKRAFAYDLVAACSGFVFGLSTAEKLIASGVYKRGIVLGAEVLSKAVDWSDRSTAVLFGDGAGGVLLEASTHPSFLSEILRTDGGRGASLTAGIHQEGTPFSPKSFHEPHIRMEGRSIFEFATRDVTATMAELLDQYGMSAGQVDYFLLHQANIRILDKMAKKLGVNRDKFPANMDKYGNTSAASLPILLSECVEEGILRLDGSQTVVMTGFGGGLTWGTLLLQL, encoded by the coding sequence ATGAGAACCTATGCTAAAATCAGTCAGGTGGCCCACTATCTTCCTGAGAAGATTGTGACCAATGATGATTTGGCTCAACTGATGGATACTAGCGATGACTGGATTCGTAGTCGCACAGGTATCCGACAAAGACATGTTGCTATTGAGGAAACAACTAGTGACTTGGCTAGTCAGGTGGCTAGGCAGTTATTGGAGAAAGCTCAATTAGATGCTAATGACATCGACTTTATTATCTTAGCGACTATTACCCCAGATTCTTCTATGCCATCAACAGCAGCCTTAGTTCAGGAGAAAATTGGAGCTAAGCGAGCTTTTGCTTATGATCTTGTTGCAGCTTGCTCTGGATTTGTCTTTGGACTGTCTACGGCTGAAAAGTTGATTGCATCAGGAGTTTATAAGAGGGGAATTGTCCTTGGAGCTGAAGTTCTGTCAAAAGCGGTTGATTGGTCCGATCGTTCAACTGCGGTTTTATTTGGGGATGGTGCAGGAGGTGTTTTGTTGGAAGCGAGCACTCACCCTAGTTTTTTGTCAGAAATCTTGCGGACAGATGGAGGCCGAGGGGCTAGTTTGACAGCAGGTATTCATCAAGAGGGAACGCCTTTTTCCCCTAAATCATTCCATGAACCTCATATTAGGATGGAAGGACGATCTATCTTCGAATTTGCAACCAGAGATGTCACAGCAACAATGGCGGAGCTATTGGATCAGTATGGAATGTCAGCCGGACAAGTAGACTATTTCCTACTTCATCAAGCGAACATCCGTATATTGGATAAGATGGCTAAAAAATTGGGAGTTAACCGAGACAAATTCCCTGCTAATATGGATAAGTATGGTAATACCAGTGCAGCGAGTCTACCTATCCTTCTGTCGGAATGTGTAGAAGAAGGTATACTGCGTTTAGATGGCAGTCAGACCGTTGTTATGACTGGTTTTGGTGGAGGTCTCACATGGGGAACTCTACTCTTACAACTTTAG
- the fabT gene encoding fatty acid biosynthesis transcriptional regulator FabT: MQDPVVNEYLTAIFNNVLVIEETTLRGSRFKDISIKEVHTIDVIGNIDGATPTDIARALMVTLGTVTSSLNNLERKGYIERIRSIKDKRVIHLYLTKKGRLVYRLHQRFHNEMVKQITDGMDKTEYEAMKRGLVKLYCFLEDLK, translated from the coding sequence TTGCAAGACCCAGTAGTAAATGAATACTTAACGGCTATTTTTAACAATGTGTTGGTGATTGAGGAAACAACTCTACGCGGTAGCCGATTTAAAGATATTTCTATAAAGGAAGTTCATACCATTGATGTGATAGGTAATATTGACGGTGCGACACCGACCGATATTGCTCGTGCTTTAATGGTGACTCTGGGTACTGTAACAAGCAGCCTTAATAATTTGGAACGTAAGGGATACATTGAGCGCATCCGTTCGATTAAGGATAAGCGTGTTATCCATCTATACTTGACAAAGAAAGGCCGTTTGGTCTATCGTCTACACCAGCGTTTCCATAATGAGATGGTCAAGCAGATTACAGATGGTATGGATAAAACAGAGTACGAGGCTATGAAAAGAGGACTCGTTAAGCTCTATTGCTTCTTGGAGGATTTGAAATGA
- a CDS encoding enoyl-CoA hydratase gives MTYQTIRYEVIESLAILTLNRPEVANGFNISMCREILEVIDLVERDASVKMLQIQAQGSVFSVGGDLVEMKRAVDEDDIVSLVKIAELVNDISFAIKKLPKIVLMVTDGAVAGAAANMAVAADFVISSSRTKFIQAFVGVGLAPDAGGLFLLSRAIGVNRATQLAMTGEGLSADKAFEYGIVYKLAEPEKLDRTVAQVVKKLLRGSINSYAAIKQLSWEAQFKDWESYRQLELDVQETLAFKEDFKEGVRAHAERRRPIFTGS, from the coding sequence ATGACTTACCAAACAATTCGCTATGAAGTAATTGAGTCGCTAGCTATTTTAACCTTGAATCGACCTGAAGTGGCGAATGGTTTCAATATTTCCATGTGTAGGGAAATATTGGAGGTGATTGACCTTGTAGAACGTGACGCTTCCGTCAAAATGCTGCAAATTCAGGCTCAAGGATCAGTTTTCTCAGTCGGAGGAGACTTAGTGGAGATGAAAAGAGCTGTTGATGAAGATGATATTGTCTCCTTGGTAAAAATAGCAGAGCTGGTGAATGATATTTCTTTTGCTATCAAAAAGTTGCCTAAGATTGTGCTCATGGTGACAGATGGGGCAGTAGCAGGGGCAGCAGCTAACATGGCTGTTGCGGCTGATTTTGTCATCTCATCTAGCAGAACAAAATTTATCCAAGCTTTTGTTGGTGTCGGGCTAGCCCCAGATGCAGGAGGACTGTTTCTCCTTAGTCGTGCTATTGGGGTTAATCGAGCTACTCAATTAGCCATGACTGGTGAAGGGTTATCGGCTGATAAAGCATTTGAGTATGGAATTGTTTATAAGTTAGCCGAACCGGAAAAACTAGATAGAACAGTTGCTCAAGTCGTAAAGAAGCTTTTGCGTGGTTCAATAAACTCTTACGCTGCCATCAAGCAACTGTCTTGGGAGGCGCAATTCAAAGATTGGGAGTCCTACCGTCAATTGGAATTGGACGTGCAAGAGACTTTGGCTTTCAAAGAAGACTTCAAAGAGGGCGTTCGAGCCCACGCGGAGCGACGTCGCCCCATCTTTACTGGTAGCTAA